Within the Saccharopolyspora gloriosae genome, the region AGGATCGAGCAGTTCAGCGAGTCCGCCTCGGCGGTGAACCGCACCGAGTTCGCCGCCACCACCGGGTGCGTGCGCAGCCGCTGCGCCGTGGCGGCCGAACCGGTGAACGACACCAGGTCCTGGTCGGTGAGGTGATCCAGCAGATCGCCCGCGCTACCGCTGACCAGCTGCACGGAACCTTCCGGCAACAACCCGGATTCGACGATGAGCTCGACCAGCCGGTGCGTCAGGTACGCCGTGCGGCTCGCCGGTTTGATCAGGCTCGGCACGCCCGCGAGGAAGGCGGGCGCGAGCTTCTCCAACGGCCCCCACACCGGGAAGTTGAACGCGTTGATCTGCACCGCGACGCCCTGCAACGGAGTGCACAGGTGCTGGGCGACGAAAGTACCGCCCTTGCCCAGCGGCTCCACGGAGCCGTCGAGGTAGACGTTGCCGTCGGGCAGTTCCCGACGGCCCTTGCTGGAGTAGGTGAACAGCACGCCGATGCCGCCGTCCACGTCGAATTTCGAGTCGCCCCGCGTCGCCCCGGTGCGCGCGGACAACGCGTACAGCTCCTCGCGGTGCTCCCGCAGGTACGACCCGAGCGATTTGAGCAGTGCCGCCCGCTGGTGGAAGGTCAGCTCCCGCAGCGCCGCCCCGCCGACACGGCGACCGTGGTCGAGCGCGGCGCCCATGTCGACGCCGGCCGAGGAGATCCGCGCGACCGGTTCCCCGGTGACCGCGTCCGGCAGCACCTCGCCCTCGTCCGCCGGGGAGTGCCATCGTCCTTGCACGTAGCTGGGCAGAACCTGCACCGACGAACTGCTCATGGGGCCGCCGACCTCCTCGTGACCGGCTGCGGCGCCGGTCGGATGGGAACGGATTCGCGGCGGGTTGACATCGTGACCGCCGCCACCAACACTGCAATTATTAACCGACTGTTCGGTCAGTACGCAAGGTGGTGGAGCCGTTGAGCACGGCTGAATACGTGGCGAGCGCGGCGAGAACGATGTTCGACGAGGACGACGCGTCCCGTGCGCTCGGCATCGAACTGCGGACGGCGGCCGACGGGCGAGCCACCGCCCGCATGACCGTCACCTCGGCGATGGTCAACGGCCACGGCATCGCGCACGGCGGTTACGTGTTCCTGCTCGCCGACACCGCGTTCGCCTGCGCCTGCAACAGCCACGGCCCGGTGACCGTCGCGGCGAGCGCCGAGATCACCTTCGTCGCACCCGCCTACTCCGGCGACGACCTGCACGCCGAGGCCGCCGAGCGCACCCGCTTCGGGCGCAGCGGCATCTACGACATCACCGTGCGCCGCGGCGCGGCGCCGGACGCGCCGGTGATCGCCGAATTCCGCGGCCACAGCAGGACTTTCAACGGCGGGAAGGAGCGGTCATGACCGGGACGACAACGAAGTCGCCCGCCGCGCCCGACGACTCCGCGCGGATCGGCCAGGACGAACTGCGCGCCAGGCAGCTCGAACGTCTCCAGTGGACGCTTGAGCACGCGTACCGCAACGTTCCCCTCTACCGCGCCAAATTCGACGCCGCCGGAGTGCACCCGAGCGACTGCCGGAGCCTGGCCGACCTCGCGAAGTTCCCCGCCACCACCAAGGACGACCTGCGGGCGAACTACCCCTTCGGCGCCTTCGCCGTCCCGCGCGAGCGGGTCAGCCGGATCCACGCCTCCAGCGGCACCACCGGGCAGCCCACCGTCGTCGGCTACACCCGCCACGACCTGGAGGTGTGGGGCGAGGTCGTGGCCCGCTCCATCCGGGCCGCGGGGGGCGTCCCCGGTGACCTGGTGCACATCTCCTACGGCTACGGCCTGTTCACCGGCGGGCTCGGTGCGCACTACGGGGCCGAACGCCTCGGCTGCACCGTGGTGCCCGCCTCCGGCGGGATGACCGCACGCCAAGCTCAGCTGATCCGCGACTTCCGGCCGGACCTGATCATGGTCACGCCCAGCTACATGCTCACCCTGATCGACGAGCTGCGGCGCCAGGGCGTAGACCCGCGAAAGACGGGGCTGCGAGCGGGGATCTTCGGTGCGGAACCGTGGACCGAGGACATGCGCGGCGAGATCGAGCAGGCTCTCGGCATCAACGCCGTCGACATCTACGGC harbors:
- the paaI gene encoding hydroxyphenylacetyl-CoA thioesterase PaaI, encoding MFDEDDASRALGIELRTAADGRATARMTVTSAMVNGHGIAHGGYVFLLADTAFACACNSHGPVTVAASAEITFVAPAYSGDDLHAEAAERTRFGRSGIYDITVRRGAAPDAPVIAEFRGHSRTFNGGKERS
- the paaK gene encoding phenylacetate--CoA ligase PaaK is translated as MTGTTTKSPAAPDDSARIGQDELRARQLERLQWTLEHAYRNVPLYRAKFDAAGVHPSDCRSLADLAKFPATTKDDLRANYPFGAFAVPRERVSRIHASSGTTGQPTVVGYTRHDLEVWGEVVARSIRAAGGVPGDLVHISYGYGLFTGGLGAHYGAERLGCTVVPASGGMTARQAQLIRDFRPDLIMVTPSYMLTLIDELRRQGVDPRKTGLRAGIFGAEPWTEDMRGEIEQALGINAVDIYGLSEVMGPGVAAEFAETKDGLHIWEDHFYPEVVDPVLGDPLPDGESGELLFTSLTKEALPIIRYRTRDLTRLLPGTARPAMRRMERITGRSDDLIILRGVNVFPTQIEELVLRADGLSPHFQITLSRRERMDHMTIRVEALDDTTAQQRQAAPESLTRAVKDAVGITAEVAVVDPGTLERSVGKLRRVLDRRDPDRAAPGQAGS